A stretch of Primulina tabacum isolate GXHZ01 chromosome 13, ASM2559414v2, whole genome shotgun sequence DNA encodes these proteins:
- the LOC142522710 gene encoding proline-rich receptor-like protein kinase PERK15: MASSPELTPTGFAKIIEESNILANSSKEGVASPPSSSPPQDPVESPPPAPSEPSPPAPPTSPTPAPPTSSPPPAAAPPPPKESPLAPPPSTPAPPQSPPPDDTASPPPPANSSPPPSTAPSPPAPRNAPPTPGSPPAPVFSPPPAPRAAASPAPPFPYLSPPSSPNSAPPNKSSGSSPGSLSGPGDTPPPSDSNANTAIIAGIVVGGVVFLALIAACLIFSRRKRPSYYMDPARPPRGGDQYFNASTQWNNPPMDQTTKLAPPPGLVGTPVAGWGVPPPPPPANTSSDFSSGYSGQHPTPIHQPPSSPLMGGIGSKSQFTYEELAAATGGFSQANLLGQGGFGFVHKGVLPDGMEVAVKSLKSGSGQGEREFQAEVEIISRVHHRHLVSLVGYCIAEGQRMLVYEFVPNRTLEFHLYGKGQPVMDWATRLRIAVGSAKGLAYLHEDCHPRIIHRDIKAANILLDLKFEAMVADFGLAKLTSDNFTHVSTRVMGTFGYLAPEYASSGKLTEKSDVFSFGVMLLELITGRRPVDLTNRTMEDSLVDWARPLLSKSLEDGNYKDLVDPRLEDNYIPHEIARMITCAAASIRHSARRRPKMSQIVRALEGDLSLEDLNEGVKPGQSAAYNPNGKTSTSAYDTGAYNADMMKFRKMVMSSQEFNSSEYGETSEYGMNPSASSSSDHSKEFVKPSHDK, translated from the exons ATGGCTTCATCTCCTGAACTTACTCCAACTGGATTTGCTAAAATTATTGAAGAATCTAATATACTTGCAAATTCCTCGAAAGAAGGGGTAGCTTCTCCTCCGTCTTCCTCTCCCCCGCAAGACCCAGTCGAATCTCCTCCGCCAGCACCATCAGAACCTTCTCCACCCGCCCCTCCAACCTCGCCAACCCCGGCACCGCCAACTTCTTCTCCACCGCCTGCTGCTGCACCCCCACCACCAAAAGAATCTCCCTTAGCTCCACCCCCTTCAACACCAGCGCCACCTCAATCTCCACCCCCGGATGACACTGCCTCACCACCGCCTCCGGCTAACTCTAGTCCTCCTCCATCCACCGCTCCCTCGCCCCCAGCTCCAAGAAATGCCCCTCCCACGCCAGGTTCTCCTCCTGCACCCGTCTTTTCTCCACCTCCAGCACCACGGGCGGCTGCTTCACCAGCACCTCCATTCCCTTACTTGTCCCCCCCTAGCTCTCCAAATTCAGCCCCACCTAACAAATCATCAGGTTCCTCACCAGGTTCCTTATCAGGACCTGGTGATACGCCACCACCATCTGATTCGAATGCAAATACAGCAATCATTGCTGGAATTGTCGTTGGAGGAGTCGTGTTTCTTGCCCTCATCGCCGCGTGCCTGATATTTTCGAGGAGGAAGAGGCCGTCGTATTATATGGATCCTGCACGCCCGCCAAGAG GAGGTGACCAATACTTCAATGCTTCCACACAATGGAATAATCCACCAATGGACCAAACTACTAAACTTGCTCCCCCGCCTGGACTTGTGGGAACACCGGTTGCCGGATGGGGTGTACCACCACCCCCACCGCCGGCAAACACGAGCAGTGATTTCAGCTCAGGTTACTCCGGGCAACATCCTACGCCTATTCATCAACCTCCATCATCGCCACTTATGGGTGGCATTGGTTCGAAGAGTCAATTCACCTATGAGGAGCTAGCAGCCGCTACTGGTGGATTTTCTCAGGCGAATTTGTTAGGCCAAGGTGGATTCGGGTTCGTACATAAAGGTGTTTTACCCGATGGGATGGAGGTTGCGGTCAAGAGCCTTAAGTCCGGAAGTGGTCAAGGGGAGAGGGAATTCCAGGCTGAGGTTGAAATCATCAGTCGTGTGCATCATCGTCATCTTGTTTCTCTCGTTGGATATTGCATTGCTGAAGGACAGAGAATGCTTGTATACGAATTTGTTCCCAATAGGACCTTGGAATTCCACCTTTACG GAAAAGGCCAACCGGTGATGGATTGGGCGACTAGGCTTCGTATTGCAGTGGGATCAGCTAAAGGGCTCGCTTACCTGCACGAAGACT GCCACCCTCGGATCATTCACCGTGATATCAAAGCAGCAAACATTCTTCTGGACTTAAAGTTCGAAGCCATG GTTGCTGATTTCGGGTTGGCCAAGCTCACTTCCGACAATTTTACTCATGTTTCTACCCGTGTCATGGGAACTTTCGG GTACTTGGCTCCCGAGTATGCATCAAGCGGCAAGCTCACAGAAAAATCCGACGTTTTCTCATTTGGAGTCATGCTTTTGGAGCTAATAACTGGCCGCAGACCTGTTGACCTAACCAACAGAACCATGGAAGATAGCTTAGTAGACTGG GCTAGGCCTCTTCTATCCAAATCCTTGGAAGATGGAAACTATAAAGATCTAGTCGACCCTCGCCTCGAAGACAACTACATTCCACATGAAATAGCACGCATGATCACCTGTGCAGCAGCAAGTATTCGCCATTCGGCAAGACGACGTCCCAAGATGAGCCAG aTCGTCCGTGCCTTGGAGGGCGATTTGTCGCTAGAAGACTTGAATGAAGGCGTGAAACCAGGCCAAAGTGCAGCATATAACCCGAACGGGAAGACGAGTACTTCAGCGTATGACACTGGTGCATACAATGCTGATATGATGAAATTCCGGAAAATGGTTATGTCGAGTCAGGAATTCAACAGCAGCGAGTACGGGGAGACGAGTGAGTATGGAATGAATCCATCTGCTTCATCCAGCAGTGATCATTCCAAAGAGTTTGTAAAACCAAGCCATGACAAGTAA
- the LOC142522713 gene encoding uncharacterized protein LOC142522713 — translation MLLLRLSPAVPPPINHRPNATRTKPQAMAKESSEGSGSSPLEAAAIGGGLIATPLIGWSLYTLKTTGCGLPPGPAGSLGALEGVSYLVVVGIAAWSLYTKSKTGSGLPNGPFGLLGAVEGLSYLSLLAIVVVFGLQFLQQGSIPGPLPSDQCFG, via the coding sequence ATGTTGCTCCTCCGCTTGTCTCCTGCAGTACCACCGCCTATAAACCACCGCCCCAATGCCACCAGAACCAAACCTCAAGCCATGGCCAAGGAAAGCAGCGAAGGAAGCGGCTCATCCCCTTTAGAAGCAGCGGCAATCGGCGGGGGATTAATCGCCACGCCTCTAATCGGTTGGTCTCTCTACACGCTGAAAACAACCGGATGCGGGCTTCCCCCAGGCCCGGCGGGATCATTAGGTGCTCTAGAGGGAGTGAGCTACCTCGTGGTGGTGGGGATTGCGGCCTGGTCTTTGTACACCAAGTCGAAAACGGGTTCGGGACTGCCAAACGGGCCATTCGGGTTGCTTGGAGCCGTGGAGGGCTTGTCTTACTTGTCGTTATTGGCGATTGTCGTCGTGTTCGGGTTGCAATTTCTTCAACAGGGATCCATACCCGGCCCGCTGCCTAGTGATCAATGCTTCGGTTGA
- the LOC142522712 gene encoding uncharacterized protein LOC142522712 — MDEIWERAVEAALDGQTDVASVRSLTLDGAVKCLHGRLPQPSLFEKFHSLQHFSIANIGVSSLEQFPGLRNLQRLILSDNRIAGGLEFLVEAGLESLRDLDLSNNRISDIKDLRPLAELRLVSLDLYECPVTRIKDYRAQVFGLIRSLKYLDKMDVDENERPESEDEEEDEEEEEDDPGSGEVDGEDRPFRMNNSDQAGIEGVVDVDEDEESDADEEETETPRVVDGLSRGSSDSHAHSNGFGVVAVDVEDDDDEGEEDDDLEVYEDDDGEDEDVVEVHEIDDSEDEDGVEYDEEEDDDDDDEEEEVNNEERDFVEAGGTGRLTSVEGEIDGHEQGEDEVDEDDNGETGEEVQAVEEDVDFDDEDEEEDFDNGYLVQPVGRTEPQTGGSDMDPGDEHEDPEVEEDLEEEEEDLDGEIQELPPSSSQKRKRNDDDDDDDDDDDCEDDDGVLPCSKSSKHH, encoded by the exons ATGGATGAGATCTGGGAGAGGGCGGTGGAGGCGGCATTAGACGGTCAAACGGATGTCGCTTCCGTCCGATCGTTAACCCTCGACGGCGCTGTCAAGTGCCTGCATGGTCGTTTACCTCAGCCGTCACTTTTCGAGAAGTTTCACAGTCTGCAGCACTTCTCCATAGCCAATATAGGCGTCTCATCGTTAGAGCAGTTCCCTGGCCTCCGAAATTTGCAAAGGCTAATCCTGTCTGACAACAGGATTGCCGGAGGCTTAGAGTTCCTTGTTGAAGCGGGCCTTGAATCGCTCCGGGACCTTGACTTGTCCAACAATAGAATTTCCGATATTAAAGACTTGAGGCCGTTGGCGGAGCTGAGATTGGTTTCTTTGGATCTCTATGAGTGCCCCGTGACACGGATTAAGGACTACCGGGCCCAGGTTTTTGGATTAATTAGGTCCTTGAAGTATTTGGATAAGATGGATGTAGATGAGAATGAGAGGCCAGAATCGGAGGACGAAGAGGAggatgaagaagaagaggaggaTGACCCTGGGAGCGGAGAGGTTGATGGAGAGGATCGTCCGTTCAGGATGAACAACAGCGATCAAGCTGGGATTGAGGGAGTTGTGGATGTAGACGAGGATGAGGAGAGTGATGCTGACGAGGAGGAAACAGAAACTCCTAGAGTGGTTGACGGGTTGAGCAGAGGTAGCAGTGATTCTCATGCCCATTCGAATGGTTTTGGGGTGGTTGCTGTGGATGTAGAGGATGATGACGATGAAGGAGAAGAGGATGATGATCTGGAGGTGTATGAAGATGATGACGGAGAGGATGAGGATGtggtggaagtacatgagatTGATGACAGTGAGGATGAAGATGGTGTGGAGTATGATGAGGAGGAGGACGACGACGACGATGATGAGGAAGAAGAGGTGAATAATGAGGAGAGGGATTTTGTGGAGGCGGGTGGTACTGGGAGGTTGACGAGTGTTGAGGGTGAGATTGATGGGCATGAGCAAGGTGAGGATGAGGTAGATGAGGATGATAATGGGGAGACAGGCGAGGAAGTGCAGGCTGTTGAGGAGGATGTAGACTTTGACGATGAGGATGAG GAGGAAGATTTTGACAATGGTTACCTGGTTCAACCTGTTGGGCGTACTGAACCACAAACAGGAGGTAGTGACATGGATCCTGGAGACGAGCATGAGGATCCTGAAGTCGAGGAAGATCtcgaggaagaagaagaagacctAGATGGGGAAATCCAAGAATTGCCGCCATCTTCATCCCAGAAAAGGAAACGAAATGACGACGACGACGATGACGACGACGATGATgattgtgaagatgatgatggtGTGCTTCCGTGCAGCAAATCGTCGAAGCACCATTAG